TGCATCGAGCGCGACATGACTTACTCGGCCCCACTCAAGGCCACCCTCCAGCTCGTCATTTTCGAGGATACCGGCGACGGCAAGCGTCCCCGGAACATCATCGAGAAGGAAGTCTATCTCGGTGAACTGCCGCTCCTCACCGAGCTCGGCACCTTCGTCATCAATGGCGCCGAGCGCGTCATTGTCTCGCAGCTGCATCGCTCGCCGGGCGTGGTGTTCGAGGAGAGCACGCACCCCAACGGCCAGCGTCTGCTGTCGTCGCGGATCATTCCGTTCCGCGGTTCGTGGGTCGAGTTCACCGTGGACATCCACGACGTGATCTACGTCCACATCGACAAGAAAAAGAAGTTCCCCGCCACGGCGCTGCTCCGGGCCTTCGGCTACGGCGAAAACCGCGACATCCTGCGGCTCTTCTTCGCCGAGCGCGAGCTCGACCTCATGAAGAAGCGCGAAACGCGCAACGACATCCGTGAAGTGCTCGGCGCCATCATCGCCGAGGACATCACGCTCGAGGGTGAAGTCACCGCCGAGGATGCGCCGAAGCCGAAGACCAAGAAGGCCAAGGCCGAACGTGAGCGCAACGAAGCGGCGCTGCTCGTGCGCGAGGGCGATGAGCTCACCGAAGAGGTGCTCAATCGCCTTGTGCGCCAGGGCGTCAAGAAGATCAAGGTCTTCGCCTCGTACACCCAGATCGACCTGCGCGACGAACAGGACGCGATCGACCGGGGAGAGCGCGAAGTGCGCCGCACCCTGGCCCGCGACGTGATCGACGCCGACACCGGTGAAGTCGTGGCCGACAAGGACACGGCCCTCACCGACGCCGTCATCAAGAAGATCCGCAAGGCGGACATCGTGAAGGTGTTCGTGTTCGTCGCCTCCGGCCGCGCCGAGTCGACGCTCATCAAGAACACGCTGGCCAAGGATCCGACCAAGCACGAAGAAGAGGCACTCAAGCAGATCTACGCGCTGCTGCGCCCGGGTGACGCACCCAATCGCGAAACGGCCAAGCAGGCGCTCGAGCGCCTGTTCTTCTCGCCCAAGCGCTATGACCTCGGGCGCGTGGGCCGCTACAAGATCAACCAGCGCCTGCGCCTCAACACGCCCATGAGCACCACGGTCCTCACGAAGGAAGACTTCGTGGAGATCATGCGCCAGCTCGTCGAGCTGCACGAGGGTCGCGGCGATGTGGACGACATCGATCAGCTGGGCAACCGCCGCATCCGCTCGGTGGGCGAGCTGATCGCGAACCAGTTCTCCGTCGGCCTCTCGCGCATGGCGCGCCTGGTCAAGGAGCGCATGTCGATCAACACCGACCCCGAGAAGATCTCGCTCGATGACCTCGTCAACGCCCGCACGGTGTCGGCCGTCATCCAGGCGTTCTTCGGGTCGTCGCAGCTGTCGCAGTTCATGGACCAGACCAACCCGCTCGCCGAGCTGACGCACAAGCGGCGTCTGTCGGCGCTCGGACCGGGCGGCCTCACGCGCGAGCGCGCCGGCTTCGAAGTCCGTGACGTGCACTATTCGCAGTACGGGCGCATGTGCCCCATCGAGACGCCGGAAGGTCCGAACATCGGCCTCATCACGTCGCTCGCCTGCTTCGCCCGCGTGAACGATCTCGGCTTCATCGAGACCCCGTACCGCATCGTGAAGGATGGGCGCGTGACCGGCGAGATCGTGTGGCTCGACGCGAACCGCGAGGAAGACGCGATCATCGCGCAGGCCAACTCGAAGCTCAATCCCGACGGTACCTTCGTCGACGGGCTGGTGCTGTCGCGCAAGCGCGGTGACCTGCCGCTCGTGCCGCCCACGGACATCGACTACATGGACGTGGCGCCGGAGCAGCTGGTGTCCATTGCCGCGGCGCTGATTCCGTTCCTCGAGCACGACGACGCCAACCGCGCGCTCATGGGCTCGAACATGCAACGCCAGGCCGTGCCGCTGCTCAACCCGGCCACGCCGCTGGTGGGCACGGGCCTCGAGGCCACGGTGGCCGTGGACTCCGGCGCGGTGATCATCGCGCGCCGGGCGGGGATCGTCACGAGCGTCACCGCCGACGAGATCATCGTGGACGCAGGGCTCATCGCCGGGAACGTGGAAACCGACCGACCGCTGGCGCGGCTGGGCCAGCTCGATCGCTACAAGCTCAAGAAGTACTGGCGTACCAACCAGGACACGGCCATCAACCAGCGCCCGCTGGTCACGATGGGACAGCAGGTCGCGAAGGGCGAAGTGCTCGCCGACGGCGCCGCCACCGAAATGGGGCAGCTGGCGCTCGGCCGCAACGTCACCGTGGCCTTCATGCCCTGGTACGGCCACAACTTCGAAGATGCCATCGTGCTCTCCGAGCGCCTGGTCAAGTTCGACGTGTTCTCGTCGATCCACATCCAGGAGCTCGAACTGCACGTGCGCGATACGAAGCGCGGGCAGGAAGAGATCACGCGCGAAATTCCGAACGTCGCCGAGGAGTCGCTGGTCGACCTCGACGAGCGCGGCATCGTGCGGATCGGCGCGCAGGTGAAGCCCGGGGATATCCTCGTCGGCAAGATCACGCCGAAGGGCGAAACCGAGCTGTCGCCGGAAGAGAAGCTGCTCACGGCCATCTTCGGTGAGAAGGCGAAGGACGTGAAGGACAGCTCGCTCAAGGTGCCGCCCGGCATGGAAGGCACCGTGATCGACGTCAAGATCTTCTCGCGCGTGGAAGATCAGGTGGTGGAGAAGGATCGCGGTGAGCGCATCGGTGAAGTGCGCCGCCTCGAGGGCGAGGAGAAGATCCGCGTCAACGAGGTGCGCGACGCCGAGCTGGCGACGCTGCTCACGGGCGAAACGATCCAGCTGGCGCTCAAGGCGGGCACCGTGGAAGAGGCGATCCCGGCCGGGACCGTGCTCACCGCGGAGATGCTCGCCGGCCTCCGCTTCGCGACGCTCGACCTCAAGACGTTCCGGGTGGAGAAGAAGGCGGCCAACGAGCGCGTGCGCGAGATCATCGACGCCGCGAACGAGGAGAAGAGCCGCATCGAGGAGCGGGCGGAAGAGCGCATCGACCGCATCCTGCAGCCCGACGAACTGCCGCCGGGCGTGATTCAGCTGGTGAAGGTCTACCTGGCCGAGAAGCGCAAGATCTCGGTGGGTGACAAGATGGCCGGCCGTCACGGCAACAAGGGTATCGTGGCGCGTATCGTCCCCGAGGAAGACATGCCGTTCCTGCCGAACGGTCGTCCGGTGGACATCGTGCTCAACCCGCTGGGCGTGCCGTCGCGCATGAACGTGGGGCAGATCCTGGAGACCCACCTCGGGTGGGCCGCGAAGCTGCTCAACTTCTACGCGAAGACGCCGGTGTTCGAAGGGGCGAACGAACGCGAAATCGGCCTGCTGCTGAAGCTGGCCGGGCTGCGGTGGGCGCGCGAAACGCTGGTGCTGGGTGAGGCGGCCAGCGACGCCACGCCGGCCGAAGTGAAGGCGCTGCTGGCCGACATCAAGCCGGACCGCCGTCTGCCGGACAAGGTGGAGCTGCTGGCCGACGCCAATCTGAACGACTTCAACGCCAAGGGGATGAGCCCCGAGACGAAGGCGCTGTTCAGCAAGGTGAAGGGCTTCGTGACCGCGGCGGCGCGCACGCTGGCGGAGCGCGAAACGGCGGCGGTGCAGGCGGCGATCGCCGTGCACCGGGCCGGTGACGAGTTGCCGGGCGATGCCACCGCGGCGTCGGCCGCGGCGGCCATTGCCAGCCTGGAGGCCGAGGCGGCGCTGTCGCCGGCCGATACGTTGCGTCGGATCGGCCAGCCCGCGCTGGCGGCCCTGCTGGCCGGGGAAAGCGATGTGGACGCGGCCGCGGCGGAGCTCATTCGCCTGGCCGGCCTCACGCCCACGGGCAAGGCCAAGCTGCGCGACGGACGCACCGGAGAGTTCTTCACCTCGCCGGTCACGGTGGGGGAGATCTACATGCTGAAGCTGTCGCACCTCGTGGACGACAAGATCCATGCACGCTCCATCGGACCCTACTCCCTCGTCACGCAGCAGCCGCTGGCGGGCAAGGCGCAGTTCGGTGGTCAGCGCTTTGGAGAAATGGAGGTGTGGGCGCTGGAGGCGTACGGCGCGGCGCACACGCTGCAGGAAATCCTCACGGTCAAGTCCGACGACGTGAACGGCCGCAGCCGTGTCTACGAGGCGATCGTGAAGGGGCAGAACCTGCCCGAACCGGGCATCCCGGAGTCGTTCAACGTGCTCGTGAAGGAACTCCAGGCGCTGGGCATCAAGGTGACGCTCGGGGCCAGCGATGGCACCGGCGTGGAGCTCATCGATGCCGGCGGCAACAGTAACGGCGGGGAGGAGTAACGCATGATCGATTTCCGCAGCTCGCGCGAAGCCCGCGCGTCGGCGTTCGACTACATGTCGGTCCGCATCGCTTCTCCGGAAGAGATCCGCGGCCCGAAGGACCCCAAGGAGCGCGAGCGGTTGGAGATGGCCGGCTTGCGCACCTGGTGGTCGTGGGGCGAAGTCACGAAGCCCGAAACCATCAATTACCGCTCCTTCAAGCCCGAGAAGGACGGCCTGTTCTGCGAGCGCATCTTCGGTCCCGTAAAGGACTGGGAATGCCATTGCGGCAAGTACAAGCGCATCCGCTACCGCGGCGTGATCTGCGACCGCTGCGGCGTGGAAGTCACGCTCAGCAAGGTGCGGCGCGAGCGCATGGGTCATATCGAACTGGCCGTGCCGGTTGCGCACATCTGGTTCTTCAAGACCCTGCCGAGCCCCATGGGCAACCTGCTCGACGTCACGCTGCGTGACCTCGAGAAGGTGATCTACTACAGCAACTACATCGTCATTGAGCCGGGCAATCAGGAGGTGCGTGAGCGCCAACTGCTCGACGAAGACGAGTACCTCACGCTGCGCCAGAAGGCCAAGGCCGAGGGTGACACGGCGTTCCAGTGCGACATCGGCGCGCCGGCCGTGCGTGAACTGCTCAAGCGCCTCGACGTCGACAAGACGGCCGAGGAGCTGCGGGGCTCCGTGGTGGGCGAGACGAGCCAGCATCGCAAGAAGCAGATGCTCAAGCGTCTCAAGATCGTCGATGCCTTCCGCACGTCGGGCGAGGGCGGCGAAATCCGCAACCGTCCGGAGTGGATGATCCTCGACGTCATCCCGGTCATCCCGCCCGACCTCCGTCCGCTCGTGCCGCTCGATGGCGGCCGCTTCGCGACGTCGGACCTGAACGACCTGTACCGCCGCGTCATCAATCGCAACAACCGCCTGCAGAAGCTCATCTCGCACCGTGCGCCGGAAGTCATCCTGCGCAACGAGAAGCGCATGCTGCAGGAAGCGGTCGACGCGCTGTTCGACAACGGGCGCCGCTCGAAGGCCATCCGTGGCCGCGGCAAGCGCCCGCTCAAGTCGCTCTCCGACATGCTCAAGGGCAAGCAGGGCCGGTTCCGTCAGAACCTGCTCGGCAAGCGCGTGGACTACTCGGGCCGTTCGGTCATCGTCGTGGGACCGGAGCTCAAGCTGCACCAGTGCGGCCTGCCCAAGGCCATGGCGCTCGAGCTCTTCAAGCCGTTCATCATCCACAAGCTGGTGGAGAGCGGCGAGGCGGAGACGGTGAAGCGCGCCAAGAAGATCGTGGAGCGCGAGAACGCGATGGTCTACGAGGTGCTGGAAGGCATCATCAAGGACCACCCCGTGCTGCTCAACCGCGCCCCCACGCTCCACCGTCTGGGCATTCAGGCGTTCGAGCCGGTGCTGGTGGAAGGCAAGGCCATTCGTATTCACCCGCTCGTAACGACGGCGTTCAACGCCGACTTCGACGGTGACCAGATGGCCGTGCACGTGCCGCTGTCGTTCGAGGCGCAGATCGAGGCGCGCGTGCTCATGCTCTCCTCGAACAACATCCTCAAGCCCTCGGACGGCCGTCCGGTGGCCGAGCCGTCGCAGGACATCGTGCTTGGCTGCTACGTCGCCACCAAGGCGCCGTCGGCCGACTTCGACAAGAAGAAGGAAGATCCCAATTTCGTGAAGACGCTGCCGGCCTACGCCAGCTCGTCGGAAGTGGAAATGGCGATCGCCAACGGTCGGGCCAACTACCAGACGCCGATCCGCTGGCGCCTGGAAACCGAGTCGGGCTCGGAGTGGATTGGCACCACCGCCGGGCGTGTCATGTTCAACGGCATCGTCCCGAAGGCGCTGCCGTTCCTGAACAAGGACATGAAGAAGAAGGCGCTCGGGGAACTCGTGTTCGAGAGCTACCGCTCGGCGGGGCTCGCGGAAACGGTGGCCATGCTTGACCGTCTCAAGGAGTTCGGCTTCCGCAACGCGACGCGCGGCGGCGTCTCCATCGGCATCGAAGACCTGCACATTCCCAAGGAGAAGCAGGTCCTGCTCACCGAGGCGTCGGAGCGCGTAGAGCGCTTCCAGCGCGCCTACGCGACGGGCAACATCACGAACGGTGAACGCTACAACAAGGTCATCGACACGTGGACGCACGCGAACACCGACATTGCCGACGCCATGGTGAAGACCATGCGCGAGTCGCAGGGCGGGTTCAACCCGGTGTTCATGATGTTCGACTCCGGTTCTCGTGGTAGCCGCGACCAGATCCGTCAGCTGGCGGGTATGCGCGGCCTCATGGCGAAGCCGCAGAAGAAGCTCACGGGTGGTATCGGCGAAATCATCGAAAACCCGATCAAGTCGAACTTCCGTGAAGGGCTGTCGGTGCTCGAGTACTTCTCGTCCACACACGGTGCGCGTAAGGGTCTCGCGGACACGGCGCTCAAGACGGCCGACGCCGGGTACCTCACGCGTCGTCTGGTGGACGTGGCCCAGGACATGACGATTGCCGAGGAGGATTGCGGCACGATCCTGGGCATCGATACGGCAGCGCTGAAGGAAGGCGAAGACGTGATCGAGCCGCTCGCCGAGCGTCTCGTCGGCAACGTGGCGGCCGAGGATGTGTACGATCCGATGGAACGCGATGAGGCGGGGCGTCCGCGCCTGCTCGTCGAGGCGGGCTCGCTCATTTCGGAGGAAACGGCGCAGGGCATCGAGGACGCGGGCATCGAAACGGTGAAGATCCGTTCCGTGCTCACCTGCGAAGCCAAGCGCGGCCTCTGCCGCATGTGCTACGGCCGCAACCTGGCCACCATGCAGATGGTGGATCTGGGCGAGGCGGTGGGCATCATTGCCGCGCAGTCGATCGGCGAACCGGGAACGCAGCTGACGCTCCGCACCTTCCACGTGGGTGGAACGGCAGCGCGTATCGCCGAGCAGACGGCGCGCAAGACCAAGAAGGCCGGTGTCATCGAGTTCGGCGACCGTCTCGTGACCGTCGTCAACCCGGACGGCCAGAAGGTCGTGACGTCGTACGAGGGCGAGCTCATCATCAAGGCGTCGGCCGACAAGAACGCGGCGATCGAGGCGCGCCTGCAGGTGCCGCTCGGCGCGTACCTCATGGTCGAGGACGGCCAGGCCGTGAAGAAGGAAGACACGGTGTTCACGTGGGACCCGTACTCGAATCCGATCATCGCGGACGTCGAGGGAACCGTGCGCTTCGTGGACCTCGTGGAAGACGAATCGCTGGCCGAGGAGCTCGACGAACTCACGGGTCTCCGTCAGCGCGTCGTGATCGAAGACCGCGAAAAGAAGCTGCACCCGCACATCGAGATCTGGCAGAACAAGGGCGGCAAGGAGAAGCGCGTGCGCGACTTCATCCTGCCCGTGGGCGCCGTGATCACGATCGAGGACGGCGAGGAGATCAAGGCGGGCACCATTCTGGCCAAGATCAGCCGCGAGGCGTACAAGACTCGCGACATCACGGGTGGTCTGCCGCGCGTGGCCGAGCTCTTCGAGGCGCGCCGGCCGAAGGACCCGGCGACGATCTCCGAGGTGGACGGGTTCGTGCGGTTCGGCGAGATCAAGCGCGGCAAGCGCGAGGTGTTCGTGCGCCCGGCGGTCATCGACCGCGGCGTGTGGCAGGTGGACGAAAGCCAGGCGGAGCAGGTGTACGAAGTGCCGTCCGGCAAGCACCTGCGCGTGCACGAGGGCGACCGCGTGCGCGCCGGCGACCGCATCAGCGAGGGCCCGGTCAACCCGCACGACATTCTCCGCATCAAGGGGCCGCGCGCCGTGCAGGAATACCTCCTGAACGAAGTGCAGGAGGTCTACCGCCTGCAGGGCGTGAAGATCAACGACAAGCACATCGGCGTGATCGTCAAGCAGATGTTGCAGAAGGTGCGTATCGTGGAGTCGGGCGACACCGAGATGCTCGAGGGCGAGCATGTCGATCGCGCGGTCTTCCGCGAGACGAACGAGGACGCCAAGAAGCGGAAGATCACGCCGGCCACGGCGGAGCCCCTGCTGCTCGGTATCACGAAGGCCTCGCTCACCACGCAGTCGTTCGTGTCGGCGGCCTCCTTCCAGGAGACCACGCGCGTCCTCACCGACGCGGCCATTCGTGGCTCGCGCGACGACCTGCTGGGGCTCAAGGAGAACATCATCATCGGTCACCTCATCCCGGCCGGTACGGGCATGTACCGCTACCAGGAAGTGGACGTTGAGAGCGATGCGCTCCCCGAGCCGGAGCCGCTGCCGGACGCGATCGAGCCCAATTTCGATGCGCTGCTGCCGAGCTTCGAACCGTCGGCGTTCACGATGCCGGACGAGTAAACAGAGCAACGAAACGCGGGGCGGGCCTTCTGGCCCGCCCCGCGTTTCGTTGCTGCCTCTGGCGACGTGAGACCCGAGACGGGAGCGAGAGATTTGCGACCTGAGAGGGAGAGGTGAGCCCGGATCGCGGTGAGAGTTGAGTGTCCCCGCGGTGAGAATTGAGTGCGTAGGATTGGCACGAGGCGTGGGATTCGGATGACGCACCTTCGGGGCTGCTCGCCTATCGTGGCGCATGGCACACAACCCTCATGCGCTTCAGGTAGTGCAGCGCGCCTTCGCGCTCTCCGTAGATGTGCATCGACTCGCGGACCGATGCCACGAGTCGATGGCGCGAGTGTCACCCGGCATGCGCAACCAGCTGCTGAGGGCGGTCAACTCCATTGCGCTCAACCTGGCGGAAGGTGCCGGGTATCAGTCGCCCTCGAGAACGGCATCGTTCTGTACGACGGCAATAGGTTCGTGCAACGAGGTCGAGCTTCAACTGCGCCTCGCGCGTGCACTCAACGCGATCCCGGACGACTACGATGTGCTGATCGACGAAGTGGTCGAGATCAGAAAGATGTCGTACGGCTTCCGGAAGCATGTCATGGGCAGGCGAGACAAGGCCGCACCCCCCTGAGCTCTCACCGCTGGCCCGCTGACCTCTCACCGCGATCCAGGCTGCCCTCTCCCTCTCACCCATTCTGCTCTCCTGCTCACCGCTCCGATCTCACCGTCTCACCGTCTCCGCGGTGCGTCGGCGCGCGGCGATGGTTGCCGCCGTGTCCAGCCACACGCTCATCTGCTTGCGGGCCTGCTCCATGCTGGTCGCGTCGGCGGTGGTCACGGTTTCCAGCGCGCGCGTGAAGCGACCACTGCGCACGTCGGTCAGCATCGTCACCATCGCCACCGAATCGCCGCGGGCAATGAGCCACCCGCTGACGACATAATCGGCGCGCAGCGCCCAGCCCACCGACATCTTGTCGGGGAGCGTGCGGGTGGCCCGTTCGGTCAGGTCAGCCGGTACCACCTCGAACCGATCCGCCGGGATGGCCTCGCGCAGTTCGCTGGCCGCGCTCCGTGCCAGCGCGCTCACTTCACGCTTGCCCGTGGCATTGGTGAAGGCGGCCACCACGACGCGCAGGCGGCCATCGGCAGGTGGCGCCATGAGCGGCGCGACGGGCATGTTCGGGCGCGAGGCGCTGCGGGCGTCGAACACCAACGACCGTCCGCCACTCCCCGCATCGGCCGGCGGCATCTCCGGACGCACGAAGCGCGGCGCGCTGGCCAGCGTGACCTCCATCTCCCTGATCGCACGGGTCATGGAGTCGGCGAAGATGCGGCCCACCTCAGCGAGCAGCAGCGCGCGATCGATCCGGGTGCTGTCGCCGGCTGGCGCCGTTGGCGCCGCCCCGCGGGGCTCGGCGCTGCGCTGGCGCTTGGTCACGGCTGCCGCAATCGCCAGCGATTCGGCACGGGTGATCACGAACGGCGTCACCGCCTCCATCGCCGCCTCATCGGCAAGGCGAAGCGCCGCGCTGGAGTCGGTCTGCACGCCGCCTGTCGGCTCGGTCGGTGCGGTGAGGGGCGTCCCGGTGCGGCCGCCCGGTCCGGCGTCACGCGCCTCCAGCGCGTCCGCCACGCCACGTGGAGGCGTGCGGTCGGGCACGACGGCCCAGAGCAGGGCGCCAAGCAAGGCCACGGCGCCCGCCGCGCCAAGGGCGCGGGCACGCCGGGCTCTGGCAAATACGCTGGAGGGCCCGCGCACGCCGAGCGTCTGTCCCGGCATGGGTGGGAGCGCCTCGAGGGTGGCAAGGAGCGCCTGCGCCGTCTGGGGGCGCTTGGCGGCG
This genomic stretch from Gemmatimonas sp. harbors:
- the rpoB gene encoding DNA-directed RNA polymerase subunit beta; protein product: MNQISFAKLETGMDMPHLLDIQTRAFESLLQLDAAQQEREDVGLERVFKDLFPITDVHENFSLEFVRYSLGEPKYTVAECIERDMTYSAPLKATLQLVIFEDTGDGKRPRNIIEKEVYLGELPLLTELGTFVINGAERVIVSQLHRSPGVVFEESTHPNGQRLLSSRIIPFRGSWVEFTVDIHDVIYVHIDKKKKFPATALLRAFGYGENRDILRLFFAERELDLMKKRETRNDIREVLGAIIAEDITLEGEVTAEDAPKPKTKKAKAERERNEAALLVREGDELTEEVLNRLVRQGVKKIKVFASYTQIDLRDEQDAIDRGEREVRRTLARDVIDADTGEVVADKDTALTDAVIKKIRKADIVKVFVFVASGRAESTLIKNTLAKDPTKHEEEALKQIYALLRPGDAPNRETAKQALERLFFSPKRYDLGRVGRYKINQRLRLNTPMSTTVLTKEDFVEIMRQLVELHEGRGDVDDIDQLGNRRIRSVGELIANQFSVGLSRMARLVKERMSINTDPEKISLDDLVNARTVSAVIQAFFGSSQLSQFMDQTNPLAELTHKRRLSALGPGGLTRERAGFEVRDVHYSQYGRMCPIETPEGPNIGLITSLACFARVNDLGFIETPYRIVKDGRVTGEIVWLDANREEDAIIAQANSKLNPDGTFVDGLVLSRKRGDLPLVPPTDIDYMDVAPEQLVSIAAALIPFLEHDDANRALMGSNMQRQAVPLLNPATPLVGTGLEATVAVDSGAVIIARRAGIVTSVTADEIIVDAGLIAGNVETDRPLARLGQLDRYKLKKYWRTNQDTAINQRPLVTMGQQVAKGEVLADGAATEMGQLALGRNVTVAFMPWYGHNFEDAIVLSERLVKFDVFSSIHIQELELHVRDTKRGQEEITREIPNVAEESLVDLDERGIVRIGAQVKPGDILVGKITPKGETELSPEEKLLTAIFGEKAKDVKDSSLKVPPGMEGTVIDVKIFSRVEDQVVEKDRGERIGEVRRLEGEEKIRVNEVRDAELATLLTGETIQLALKAGTVEEAIPAGTVLTAEMLAGLRFATLDLKTFRVEKKAANERVREIIDAANEEKSRIEERAEERIDRILQPDELPPGVIQLVKVYLAEKRKISVGDKMAGRHGNKGIVARIVPEEDMPFLPNGRPVDIVLNPLGVPSRMNVGQILETHLGWAAKLLNFYAKTPVFEGANEREIGLLLKLAGLRWARETLVLGEAASDATPAEVKALLADIKPDRRLPDKVELLADANLNDFNAKGMSPETKALFSKVKGFVTAAARTLAERETAAVQAAIAVHRAGDELPGDATAASAAAAIASLEAEAALSPADTLRRIGQPALAALLAGESDVDAAAAELIRLAGLTPTGKAKLRDGRTGEFFTSPVTVGEIYMLKLSHLVDDKIHARSIGPYSLVTQQPLAGKAQFGGQRFGEMEVWALEAYGAAHTLQEILTVKSDDVNGRSRVYEAIVKGQNLPEPGIPESFNVLVKELQALGIKVTLGASDGTGVELIDAGGNSNGGEE
- the rpoC gene encoding DNA-directed RNA polymerase subunit beta', whose protein sequence is MIDFRSSREARASAFDYMSVRIASPEEIRGPKDPKERERLEMAGLRTWWSWGEVTKPETINYRSFKPEKDGLFCERIFGPVKDWECHCGKYKRIRYRGVICDRCGVEVTLSKVRRERMGHIELAVPVAHIWFFKTLPSPMGNLLDVTLRDLEKVIYYSNYIVIEPGNQEVRERQLLDEDEYLTLRQKAKAEGDTAFQCDIGAPAVRELLKRLDVDKTAEELRGSVVGETSQHRKKQMLKRLKIVDAFRTSGEGGEIRNRPEWMILDVIPVIPPDLRPLVPLDGGRFATSDLNDLYRRVINRNNRLQKLISHRAPEVILRNEKRMLQEAVDALFDNGRRSKAIRGRGKRPLKSLSDMLKGKQGRFRQNLLGKRVDYSGRSVIVVGPELKLHQCGLPKAMALELFKPFIIHKLVESGEAETVKRAKKIVERENAMVYEVLEGIIKDHPVLLNRAPTLHRLGIQAFEPVLVEGKAIRIHPLVTTAFNADFDGDQMAVHVPLSFEAQIEARVLMLSSNNILKPSDGRPVAEPSQDIVLGCYVATKAPSADFDKKKEDPNFVKTLPAYASSSEVEMAIANGRANYQTPIRWRLETESGSEWIGTTAGRVMFNGIVPKALPFLNKDMKKKALGELVFESYRSAGLAETVAMLDRLKEFGFRNATRGGVSIGIEDLHIPKEKQVLLTEASERVERFQRAYATGNITNGERYNKVIDTWTHANTDIADAMVKTMRESQGGFNPVFMMFDSGSRGSRDQIRQLAGMRGLMAKPQKKLTGGIGEIIENPIKSNFREGLSVLEYFSSTHGARKGLADTALKTADAGYLTRRLVDVAQDMTIAEEDCGTILGIDTAALKEGEDVIEPLAERLVGNVAAEDVYDPMERDEAGRPRLLVEAGSLISEETAQGIEDAGIETVKIRSVLTCEAKRGLCRMCYGRNLATMQMVDLGEAVGIIAAQSIGEPGTQLTLRTFHVGGTAARIAEQTARKTKKAGVIEFGDRLVTVVNPDGQKVVTSYEGELIIKASADKNAAIEARLQVPLGAYLMVEDGQAVKKEDTVFTWDPYSNPIIADVEGTVRFVDLVEDESLAEELDELTGLRQRVVIEDREKKLHPHIEIWQNKGGKEKRVRDFILPVGAVITIEDGEEIKAGTILAKISREAYKTRDITGGLPRVAELFEARRPKDPATISEVDGFVRFGEIKRGKREVFVRPAVIDRGVWQVDESQAEQVYEVPSGKHLRVHEGDRVRAGDRISEGPVNPHDILRIKGPRAVQEYLLNEVQEVYRLQGVKINDKHIGVIVKQMLQKVRIVESGDTEMLEGEHVDRAVFRETNEDAKKRKITPATAEPLLLGITKASLTTQSFVSAASFQETTRVLTDAAIRGSRDDLLGLKENIIIGHLIPAGTGMYRYQEVDVESDALPEPEPLPDAIEPNFDALLPSFEPSAFTMPDE
- a CDS encoding four helix bundle protein, encoding MAHNPHALQVVQRAFALSVDVHRLADRCHESMARVSPGMRNQLLRAVNSIALNLAEGAGYQSPSRTASFCTTAIGSCNEVELQLRLARALNAIPDDYDVLIDEVVEIRKMSYGFRKHVMGRRDKAAPP
- a CDS encoding serine/threonine-protein kinase, with the protein product MTDFLERLQRALAPGFHIDRELGGAGMSRVFVATERALNRTVVVKVLPPELAAGVNVERFRREIQLAAQLQHPHIVPLIAAGDDHGLLWFSMPYIEGESLRGTLARHGRLSPRDVVRILHDVVDALAYAHGRGVVHRDIKPDNILTSGMHALVTDFGVAKALSASGPGHSGTSTGLAIGTPAYMAPEQLAADPAADHRVDLYAVGLLAYELLTGKGPFSGSSPQATLAAQLTVMPEPPHRTVSDIPEPLSRLIMHCLAKDAAKRPQTAQALLATLEALPPMPGQTLGVRGPSSVFARARRARALGAAGAVALLGALLWAVVPDRTPPRGVADALEARDAGPGGRTGTPLTAPTEPTGGVQTDSSAALRLADEAAMEAVTPFVITRAESLAIAAAVTKRQRSAEPRGAAPTAPAGDSTRIDRALLLAEVGRIFADSMTRAIREMEVTLASAPRFVRPEMPPADAGSGGRSLVFDARSASRPNMPVAPLMAPPADGRLRVVVAAFTNATGKREVSALARSAASELREAIPADRFEVVPADLTERATRTLPDKMSVGWALRADYVVSGWLIARGDSVAMVTMLTDVRSGRFTRALETVTTADATSMEQARKQMSVWLDTAATIAARRRTAETVRR